Proteins encoded together in one Juglans regia cultivar Chandler chromosome 9, Walnut 2.0, whole genome shotgun sequence window:
- the LOC108979827 gene encoding uncharacterized protein LOC108979827 yields the protein MRQKRWFELIKDYDCTINYHPNKANVVADALSRKSMGSAVAALTTQHRLLMDLERASIEIIASDTNAFMASLVVQPALIDRIKVSQQVDSGLVKLVEEFRNRDKSDFNVSEDGVLRFRGRLCILADDALKRVKAEHHRPAEFLQPLQIPKWKWEHISMDFVRGLPRTLNGQDAIWVIADCLTKTARFVPIKVSFKLEKLAKLYV from the exons atgaggcagaAGAGATGGtttgagttgatcaaggattatgattgcaccatcaATTATCACCCAaacaaagctaatgttgtagccgacGCCCTAAGTAGGAAGTCAATGGGATCGGCAGTTGCAGCCCTTACCACTCAACATAGGTTGTTAATGGACTTAGAAAGAGCCAGTATTGAGATCATCGCTAGTGATACAAATGCTTTCATGGCCAGTTTGGTAGTTCAACCAGCCTTGATAGACAGAATCAAAGTTTCTCAGCAAGTGGACTCAgggttggtgaagctagtggaagAATTCAGGAACAGGGACAAATCTGATTTTAATGTTTCtgaggatggagttttgaggtttagaggtaGATTGTGCATTCTTGCTGATGATGCACTAAAAAGG gtgAAGGCGGAGCATCATAGACCAGCAGAATTTTTACAGCCACTCCAGATTCCAAAGTGGAAGTGggagcatatctccatggactttgtgAGAGGCCTACCAAGAACATTGAATGGACAAGATGCCATATGGGTGATCGCAGATTGCTTAACGAAGACAGCTCGTTTTGTGCCCATCAAAGTTTCTTTTAAACTGGAGAAACTAGCCAAGCTGTATGTGTag